The genomic window atttttcagaCAGTGGAGCTCAAGGTGAGGCTGGACTGCGATGGCTGTGAAAGGAAAGTTAGAAACGCGGTTTCGTCTATGAAAGGTACATCCTTCATCATGATTTCTCCTGTCATATCTTGTCTACGGAGTTCAGTAAGAAACTTGTTATCCTCTTAattaaatacccatttggaatGCCTGAGTAGATGGGCGTCTTGGTCCTTCATCATCTGTGCAGTTTTTTCATCAATGGAGGTCAGACAATTCGTGATGAGTGATGATAAGCTACTCATGAATCTCCTTCGAGTGGCCGAAATGAAGAAGACAGACGGTAGAGTAACTATGGAGAATATAAATATACGATAATACATGATCCCCTCGAAACAGTCACCCAATTCAATTGCTCACTGCATCTTTACCAGAAGGAATCATTTCGATCTTttgcccttcttcttcttcttcctccttctgattattattattattataaatttgtCGATGTTTTGGCCCTTTAATATTTTCAACTTCGAAACGCAGCTAGTTCTTGCTTCCTATATCGATTGATCTTCTATTTGCCTCTCCCTGCTACAGCTGACAAAATTAAGATAATTCCAATCGACTTACGAACATCGGAAAAGTTTTTTGGGCATCATCTTTTTTGTTACGGATCAAATGTTTCGAAGCTAGGTTGACATTCTATATACTTTGGTAATTTCAAACACGTTGCCCATTGAAGAAatgctatgattttttttccaacaattTGAACTGGATCATGTCCTGTTAATGTTGCCCTATAGCAGCTCTATCTACCAACAATCCTTTTTCTCATTGAAACAGGGGAGGGATATTAGAGAGAGGGAAGTAGTATTGTCATTTTGAATTCGACGACTGGTTTTGTTATTTGATGCAGGGGTGAAGTCTGTGGATGTGATCAGAAAACAGAACAGGGTGGTGGTGAAAGGCTACGTGACCGCAAAGAAGGTGCTGAAGACGGTGAGGAGCACCGGGAAGCGGCCGGAGCTCTGGCCCTACGTGCCCTACAACTTGGTGACCTGTCCCTACGCTGCGGGGACCTATGACAAGAAAGCACCCCCTGGCTTCGTCCGGAAAGTTGCAGCTCCGGCTGCTGCCACTTCCGGCACCCCCGACCCCCATGAGAGCTTCGCTTCCCTCTTCAGTGATGACAACCCACATGCATGCTCTATCATGTAACATCTCAATCACCACCCTCTGCTAGCAAACCTCACCACTTCTCTCTCtacatcttatatatatatatatatatataaaagttggcTGTTATCATGAGTCCTGTTTCATATTAAAtaagaagggaaagaaatttGAGGCCGAAAGAGATTTGTTGAATTCGATGATGGTGATGTCGATGTGGTATCACTACAGAAGTAAATGATAGGGAATGTTTCATTTGGGGACCTTTGGTTTAACAATATATTGGAAGCTTACCATTTCCTTTCAAATTATTGCACTGAACTTTTTACCGAAACTGTCAATTGGGAACGTGAAGTTTGACGAAAGATGAGGTGAAAGGTTGTGTTCCGCTTAGTTTACTGTGCAAGTAGGGCGTTTCGCTATGTTTGAAATACTAAAATCTATTGTTTATCAAATTAGGGATTTTAGATCAAACCGAAGATCTACACTTTAAATCTTTATCTTACTTTTTTTGTATTGAAAAAGAAGTCGGATTTTAGATCAAACCCAAGATCTACCCTTTAAATCATTCGGATCATGGTTTTTACATCTTAAGCGTATCAAATATGAGACTATTAAATGTCCCCTTAACATATTCCACACAAATGGCTGATCGAGATGAGATTATTGAGTAATCTAGTTAAATTGAGCCTCCAAATGTTTTTTCAGGACAATTATGTTATTTGGGATATCAAAGAAATAATTGGCCTCAGATGAATTATTTCCGAAAATATTAGCCTTCCATAGGAAAAGGATGGATAAGAAAGAGCTCACCTTTATAATAAATGAGAAAAGACGAGACATGGTGGAAATGGAAAATAGGAGGAGGACAGTACTCTTCATTGCTTCATCGTGAGATAGCTATCAATTGTAGAGGTTCAAATAATGCAATCTAGTGCGATCAAAGCCTTTCAAAAGTAAGATTGTTGGTAGAAAAGTTGTGTCGCCCAAGTATGTTTTAAAATGAGTTAACAAGTACGTTTTAAAATTTGGTCCCGTATTTACATGAatacttggttttcataaaactttttgttttttaaattgcgggcatatatatatatgctttataattatttatttatttttatatattgtaCTTGTTAGAACATAAGGATTTGTAAAATAGTACCCTCTAgctaggcctgggcgtcgggcggGTCGCCGGCCCCAGGTCCGGGCCGCGATTTGCTAACATCGGCTTTCGCCCGTTGCGCTCGGCCCGGTAAAAATTTAAAACGGGTCGGGTCCCGGTTTTAAGTTGGGGCTCGATAATGCTTAGGTCGAGAAAACTTGACCTAACCGATAATGCTTAGGTCGAGAAAACTCAACCTAatcttctttcccttttcatttgaaagggaGAGATTGTGCAGCCTGCGCTATTGTGCCTCAGTTATCCACCGACCACCGTCCCCGCCATTAGCCGTCGCACTGGTGGTCTATAGTATACCGTGCCGCACTGCTGGTCCGTCATCGTCGTCGCACTGCTTTAACAACATTAGCTCTGGATAGTAATCTTTGAACTAAAAACAAATTGCTCTCCTTTTTGGTAGGATTACTCTGGTCAAACGCTACTTGGCCTAGctttctttcccctttctcttttcttctcttggaACCAACTTCATGTCTGAAGCTTGACTGGGCAGATAACAAAACGGGCCGGGTCAGGCCTCGGACATGATTGACCcagcccggtacccggccctacccggcccgttaataatcgggccgggtaGCTGGTCGGCTGactatatccaaatccaagacTCAAACGGGCTGGCCCTACCCCGATGCCCATGCCTACCTCTAACAAAAAATTTGTAGTTTCGTTTCCACCTGAAATTCCATGGGTAAGCGGAGGTTGGTTTGCCAGATTGGTGGAAACTTTCTTGAATTTCAAGACCTGCAACCATTATTACCATTTATGTCAAACGTTGGACAAAATGTTTCCGATTAATATGGGTTTGAAAATGCAATATTCTGACCGATAGAACCCGGAGAGTAcaccagaaaagaaaattctggaATTTTGAAGAAATACCCACGCTgggataaaattaaaaattcaaagccTATACCCTTCTTGgttttcccaaaattttcaaacagcGCACTTTTCCAGATTATTGAAAAAAGTCAGCTTTTAAACATTTGGAAATACAATACCAATCAAACTTCTCAGTTTGACAAATAATTGTATATAGATACTTTATTTGCTTTTACATAAATTGGCATCTTGACCTGAACAGAACACATAGGTATGCATGTTGAATTGTTTTTCTGAATGTTTTTCCGTGAAGAACTAGAAGAAAACGGTGTCAGGTAGGGacagagtaaaaaaaaaaaaattcatacgaagagccgaattaaagttttcaaacaaaacaaaatattaattttccaaaatttttatacaaaaaaatgaaaattttcaaaatttacatgtaaatttaaaaaaataattgaagtgCCGCCAAGGCCCTTACGGACCTCTCCTTGACTCAGCCCCTGGTGTCAAGCACAACCATAGCTCATCAaagaccaaaaattttgaaacacaCGGAATTTGACAAGTTGTGAACTAACCATGTGGAGGATCAAGCCACTCtagatttgaaaagaaaaatcgaaaGCAATTGACTTCTTTTATACAAAACTAAGATTATTGAATATAtgagtttattttttaacatgCACAAGCCTACCGTTCATCCAAACAAAGACAAAGTAAGGTTTAAGTTTGTGTCAAGGCATAGTGTAGAGCCAGAGCATCGTCAACTTGATGAAGCGTTTCATTTCCTTTGGCCTGTAAACACAACACATACAaggttttttttataataaaaaattgtgtTATAAATCTATCTCAAAAATTGAAACAGTTTTATAGAACGGTGTTATAGTGCTCCACTGACAAATTGTGTTGTAAATCtatcttaaaaattgaagcATGTTCATAAAACGCTATGTTATAGCATTCAACGAATCTCCCGTAATTTTGAGGTAAATTCAAAGAATAATTTCTTACTAGCAGAATTGAAACGAATAATGTGAGGCTTTCATGCGCCCAACTTGATCAACTAAGCCATGCCCATGCAACATTTAGAAGCCTACGTATCAAACAAATTTGAGTGATTTGAATAAAATCTTCAGAGAACGGACCATGTCAAAGAACATacgaaaaaaaattatatatatttgcatcAGCTCTTCTTGGAATGGAATAGCAAGGAGAGAAAAGACCACTTTGCTCAACCACTTGAACTTAAATAAATCATTCTTTTAAGATTGCATCACATAAAGAGGGGAATTAAAAATACGAATCCGTGGATCACCCAATCGACCAATATCACAGTCAAAAGCACGCGCAGGAAGATGGCGACCCAATTCTAAGCTCGGTCACCCAATTTTCCCACCAACCCTTTGGGTTAGTTAGCCGTCTTGACCCCTTCAGTTGGGCTCCGCAACAATGTCATATCCCGTCACTAGTTaatgttgcaaaaaaaaaaaatcatagaaaataaacaaataaaaaatcgtCCTTGCTTGTCCACATGTTTATtttcgaagaaaaaaaaatctcgagACTTGGAGAACCGTGTAACGAACTGTCGTCTTATATGGTGTGCGTCAGATTTTCTctaccaagaaaagaaaagaaaagcaaaagagggGAAAGATCGTCCCGGGACATTTAAGCTCACGATTGAAGATCAAGGGTTGGTGGTTGTATCTTCCTGCCCCCGTGCCGTGCCGTCCACATCGTGTGATGTATGGGGTGGCAACCAAACAGGGACCAACTACGCCCGAATCAGTTTTCATTAGTATCGATAGCCTGAACGATAAATTATATCTGACTACTACCGGcggagtcagaatttttttttttttttttgaaacgcACTGATTCACCAATTTTCATACATGAAAGgacatttatatgtataacaaagtaaatattaaacgattttaatgtgaaaataaagaattttgagaagctagtgtaggcaactgcctacaccagcctaTAAGTAGCTCCGCCCAAGGGCAGACGGAAGGAGGGGGCGCCGCCTGGGCCACGGCTCAGATGAgtgcagaaattttttttatattaaaaaaatcaattttttttagtttgccCAACAGATCGCTCCTCTTGACCCtacccgtcgctcctcttggacCCGTGGATCGTTTGGTCCgtccctgaaaaaaatcctggctgcATCatagcaaattttttttttgttttcatgttgatgtttaAATCCTGATTAGATGGCTAAGCAACTCTTAAAACCTATAGTTACCATTTATATGTTCATTTAATTGTGTGCGTTACATTGGAGAATCCAAAAATGTGTTTGTTGGCAGGGAGGTGGTAGTTGAGGTTGAAAGTTGCAAAAAAGAGTTGCGTTCAAATCTTCATAGAGTAAGTGTTTTGTATTTGCGGATGTCATGGTTTTGGAAGGAAGCCAAGATTCTTTCGCATTGATTCTATTGGCAAGGTTCATTTGAAAGTTTGTATGTGGGGAAAGCATTGATTGAGAATTGGGTCAATCTCCTCCCGAAGTGGCTTGGAGAAATGCATTGAACTAGTTGATTCTTTCTTTTCGGTTATACATCTAAAATTAAATGGTTGGCAGCCAATTTCAAGCTCCATAAACAAACAAGCCATTGATTATGTCAATTCTATGCTTCGtacataacatttaaaaaaaaaaattattcaaaggGAAATTTGCTAGAAAACTAGGCCAACTACTTCTACAAAGTGTTGGATGGTTGGGGATGTAAAGCCTTTGCGTCAATTTTTAGTTGTACCAGATTTGATTTCGTCCCGACTTCTTATTTCCCAGGTTAAATGACTTACATGATCTCTAATCACCTACTAGTTAACAAGagattattattattgatgaGTCTAACCTCATTAAGAATCAAACTAGCAACTTCCTTGTACACCCGGAGCACAGATAGGTGGGGTCGTCATAGGGCACAAGTtaatttgaaactttgaatttacatCTTGGATTTCAGTGGACATAAGTCTATTTATATGGAGCGGTGAAGCGGCCCCACTAGACCCAGGTTGCTACCCCGagtccaattgaaaatttattaattaaatatttattatttcagagaaaaataaaatctggCTCCATAAAACCACTAGATGATGGCAAATCTACCACAGAATTGAGTCCAACCGGAGCCAAATAACAACTTGCTAAAGTGGGTATCTGCACATTTTATTAGGTCAACAAAAATGTATCCCAATCTCAACTTAAATTTAAATAAGCAGGGAATATGTGTCGGTCGGCGGGGTTTGGTCGAGTTTGATCCGATCCAAATAACATTGAGCgcaaattttttttcccattttttgctGAGAAAAAAAGTATGGCGGTTAGCTTACCGCCTACCTTGAGAGCACCTAAATGAAGTGATTACTTAAGCtacgaaataaaaaaaattaaatatagcAAACTCGGACCGACATTAGCCTCGAAGCGTTGCTTCGTGAGCACTCCATTAATTTACCACGTCTACGAAAGGACATCACTGTCATAAAAGTTTTTCCGGTTCAATAATTGTGGCTTCATTCTGAAAGCCCCACAGCAAACGAATGCGTTGATGTGAACAAGTTTTTAATCAAATTATATTTTATCTATCACTAAAGGGAATTAGTACTGCAAATAATTGTTTTCCATGAACCGGCAataacaaatatgtaaactGATGGCTTATTTATTTGACCACAAAAGTAAAACCGCGTTAAGGCGGTGATGGTTATTAAAGATAATTTTACATATTAAAGTAAAACTCCCTTGTGAGtacaaaaaaaagtattattAAACATATGCTTTAGAATGATTCGTGTCCTTCTgtataaacatatattatttAATTCGAATAATtttacaagaaagaaatcaatatAGAAACACGTGAGCATACGCAAGTATGATGTTAGAAATAAGTCGATAAAACGAGattttctgtaaaaaaaaaaattaattactttACCCTTCACGTTTTTTTGTGCTACCCccgtaaaaaaatttcttggcTCCATAAGCGAACCTATTTGTTTGTGTTGTGTGGCtcacaattttccttttttcatggcccatattttgtttataaactaaaaaatgaCTTTTGACAAGTACCATAACTTTTATAAAAACTGTCAGCTAAAAGTTTGAAGTAAACTTTGTTAACCGGATAGTTATTATGTAATAAATTACTTTCTACTATGCcaccttaaaagttaaaaatttaatttaaccTTAAGAAATAGCATTTACAAAATGACGCGaaggttttgaaatttgtttcggctttcagtttttatgaaaaatacgTTGAGgtgttttttttcgttttcctgAAAGTAGAAACAGATCGGGTTATCCAATAATAATTCGACCCGGATTCAAAAGATGGCGTCTCCACACGCGGAAGCGCCACGTAAAAACGGTGGGTATAAAATGGCGGGGAGAACAGTAATTCATCCCCTTCTGCGGGACGAGCAAGATTGCGCCCAGGAGAGGGACTGTTGTTTCTGTCGATCGAGACGTCTCCGGAGCAAGAGAGGAGGGAAGAAGGTGGAGATGGAAACCCTAGTGGGAGGATTAGGGCACACCTgagcgtctctctctctctctctctctcgcttctcTGGCTCCTATTTCCGTCCGGCAACGCTGGGGCGGCGAAGGCGGAGGTTCGGACAGTGGGATTGTTGCCGGTGGCTGCGGTTCATGGCGGGAATGGACATCGACTCTCCTCCTCCGGAGCATTCGGTTCCTTCCTCCACCGACCTAATCGTTCGGGTAATTGCGACTCCAGTCCAGGCCGATCGAAATGGGTTGCGTTTGTGTTTGTATCCGCTATGTTGCTTTCCCGTTTTCATGTTGCGAGACCAACCCCTGAAAATTGACGCGATTATACATTAGGAATTTGGTTCTGGTCTATATCCTTCTGTTCACCAGCCCGATTTCGTACTTGTGGTTTTCCACCTTTTCTTTAAAGTTCaaaggttgttgagtttgtgcATGTGGAAATTAGAAACTCGAGGTGAGTCGTCACGATGATTACTTGGTAAGAGGCTGAATacgagtgttttttttttttggagtgtTGCTGTCATGAATATGTAATGTTGGGGTGGTGAGGATAATTCTGTTTTGCTGGACAATGTATTGGCACGCATCTATACTTGTAATCGGTTGGGTTATTTCTCCCTCTTGCTTCAGAAGAAATAACATATTTGGAGGAGGTCATTTTGTTTAGAATCTTAGATAACTTTAATAATGTCGCTGCCACTGCGGGGTTTCCATGTACGAAGTTGGTGATATATAAAAGACAAAACATGCTGCTGTTTGATTTTGATAAACGGAAGACTTAGCGATCCTAGTCAGATGGATCCACGGCGGCAATGTCATGACATTCTGTTATGCTTAGAAACACGTCTGTGCGGCTAGGGAAAAAATGGGTATATATATGATAGTATAGTAGGTGATCGAATATTTACCAAAAGCTTCATCACTGTTTGTCTGCATATCAGTTCCTACCTGcacattttaaatattttgctTCTCTTTGTTTGTATATCCGAACACTGCCCGCTTTTATGTGAAGAAATTTTCTGCTGTAGTCTAGCAAAATTAGCtgttaagtttttcttttcccattgaacctttattattttatttggcaGAGGCTTGCACTTTTTGGAGTTCCTAAGGATCTACAGGACCTATTGCAGCCAGGCCTTGTAAATTTTGCCCTAAAGAACAAAAGCCAGATACCTCAGTTGGTCTCTGCTGTCTTACCCACCTCCAGAGAAATATCGGAGCTCTATTCTGTAGTCAAGACTCATGAACATCCAGCTGATATTattaagaaaattataaaagagCAGTATCACGAAAGCATGCTGTGGCTTCAGTGGCTTATGTTCAAAGGCGAGCCCAGGGAATTGCTGGATGACTTAGCAAGGAATAACAACCACCATGGTGTGTGTGGAACTATCTGGGGAAATAATGACATTGCATACCGCTGTCGAACCTGTGAGCATGATCCGACATGCGCAATTTGTGTGCCTTGTTTCCAGAATGGGAATCACAAAGATCATGATTATTCTGTCATAAAGACAGGGGGAGGATGTTGTGATTGTGGTGATGCGACTGCTTGGAAAAGGCAAGGGTTTTGCTCCAGACATAGAGGCCCTGAGCAGGTCCAAGCTCTTTCAGAAGACATTTCTAGGTCAGTAGGGCCTGTTCTTCTTACATTGCTCCTCATATGGAAAGATAAGCTCTTGCATTTAGAAGCGGGGCTTCTTAAGAATGTTGAAGAAGAGGAGCTCAAGGTGGACGTGGAGTTGTCAAAGGGATTTTCTTCTGCTATTATTGATATGCTAATGGAATTTTGCAGGTGCAGTGAAAGTTTACTTAGATTTATTGCGACTAGTTTATTGTCAGCACCACATGCTTTATTAGATGTAATTGTTAGAGCAGAACGATTCTTGCCCAAGCATGATGCAAATAAGCTTCATGAATTGATTTTGAAGTTGCTAGGGGAGCCAAGATTTAAGTATGAGTTTGCCAAGGTATTTATAAAAAGTCATGCAGACTTTGTGAATGAAGCTATCAAAAGGAGTGGTGAAGGAAATAATCTTGATATACCTGAGAATATGGTATTGTCAAGCTTCTCAGTGCAGATCTTTACTGTGCCTACTCTCGCTCCACGTCTTGTGAAAGAAAACAACCTTCTAGGCATCTTGTTGGGCTGTTTGGAGGAGCTTCTTGTATTTTGCATCAATGTTGATGGTCATATACAGGCAATTCTTCATCTCctcttttatcattttcaacTTCTTTGTTACCTGTTAAAGTCATtgatttatgttatttttccaTTGTTTCTCCTTTTACCTATGGATGGGCCTTTGTAGGCAATGTTTAAATGTCATCATTTTGGTAAAGTTAATATGTTTGTTAATGTCAACTAGAAGTCGACTGATTAGATTtggtaaaaaaaacatgaatccTATTGTAATAAGGTTGAGATTCAACTTGGAGTTGGTTTGTACAAGGCTAGTTACCATTGTGAACTCCTTGAGCtgtatgaaaatttatttaatttgcatTTTTAACATTAGATCAACATAATTGAACATAAATTTGGATATGGTCTGAGATTGTGAATGGATCTTCAGAGTGACTTGTTCAactaatttttccttttgagtCTGAATCCAAGCCTGAACTCCGTTCCATTGCAACAAGTTAATTGAATATTCTAATGTTGAATCTACATGCAACATGGGTCTGACCCATTTATATAAACCTAAACATGTTCTCATAGAATGACTACTCTAAGGATTTGAAAGACTTTGCCTGGATCTGGGACTGTATATGTCCTTATTAGCTTGTAAACAATGCACTGGACAAACTCATGTCATAGACATTATGTTGGCTGATACTTAGACGACAGATCTGGTCTTTTGGAGTTGGAAGAtgcatttttctcatttgataATTTTAGGTCCATGGCTGTCTGATCTTATTCTATTCCTATATTCCGTTTAACTTGATTCATCTCTTGGTACATATCTTTGTAGTGTGTAGTCAAAGAGTGCTTCCAAAGCACCACCTAGAGACTCTAGGTGTAAGTCTAGGTACCTATGGCTACCAAGGAGTTTAGGCAAGTGCTAGCAGCAGAGAAGTTggcttttttattgttttcgaAGGCTATGTGATGTTATCCTaattgttttaacttttaatcatGTGAGAGTCTCTTGTGATTGCTTTggttgtttaaactttaaactaatGTTGCAATTTTCAAGTTCATATGACTTGCTTTACGGTCCGGACCAAGGTGTCACGACCTATTAGGAAGTGACCAGGCCTTTTAGGGGCCTCCTCAACTAGGTATCAACACatacttttttaattatttaggTGCATGATATATGTTATGCCATTCTTTGGGTGTGACGTGTGTCTTGTTTACTTCCTACTTGAATAGGTGTTAGTTACGATTTAGAAGGCATGAAAGTTAATGGCACTAAAAAAATTACACATGATCATAGATCAAACCTGGGTCCTATATAAAGCATGACATACATGTCGTCAAAAAGCTCCAGGTCAAATTAATTTTGTAACTTAGAGTGGAAAGACTAGCATCTGCCATTTCATCAGAAATCAGacacgtgtgtgtgtataggaTGGGAGTACTGGCATTTGTCATTTTGAAACTTAATGTAGGAATACTAGCATTATCATTTGTGGAAATTCTCAACAAAGTTTGCCTCAAAATAGGTTCAGCCAGTCCGAGTTTTTCCACccctttgttctctctctcttacagtTTCacctactttttctctttcgtttcttctttcttattcttcCCATTCACAACCATCCACCACATCCTAGGATTGGTGAATCCTAGAGAGCAGAGGAGAGGACAGGAGATTTGAATCGAGTCCcgaaaatattatatatatatgtgtgtgtgtgtgtgagagagagagagagagagaatctttaAGGTTTTAGTTTTTACTTGTGTATTTGAAAATCTATTGTTCTGGGTTCTTCTATATGCTAGCTGTGTAagcagtttcaactttcaacttaTTTTTCAGGTGAATAGGTGGCATTCTGTCTACGACCTTGTTTTTCGCTTGGTTGAGGATATACGGTTTGTTATGGGACACCCTGAGGTACCCAGGTTTGTCTGTGTAGAGCGCCAAGATATCTGCAGGTCATGGATACAGATTTTATCTCTTGTGCAAGGGATGGATCCCCAAAGGAGGGCAACAGGTCTTCATGTGGAGGAAGAGAATGAGAGTTGGCATGCATCTCTCATTCTGGAACAGTTGATGGGGAATATCCATTTGCTGCTTGTAGCTGGAGCTTTTTCATCTGCTGTTTTTGATGAGATGAAGGATGAAGGCCTGTTTTATACTGGCTTTACAGATATAGAAGGTGATGGCCTTCGTCATGCAAAAGTTGGCAGGTTGTCCGAGGACAATTCTGGTCATGTTCCGATGGAAATCAAGCATGGTTTTACTGCTTCAGTAGCTCATCATTCTTGGAATATGGACCATCTTCTTGGTCCATCTGCTGTAGCTTGGCTGATGGTTGAATGCCTTGTCGCCATTGACAAATGGCTGGGATCACCTAACAGGTTAAGATCACAGTTGCTTGCAACAAGTACCGGTGCACCTGCTGGTGATTTGCTTTTGAGGAGGTCGGCTAGATCAAGAGTGAGGAACAGGGGTGTTATGAGTTTGTTTCAGCTGACTTCTCTAAATTCCCAGGCACCTTCAACCAGTACATCAAGGCAGAGGTCTGGTTCTTTTGGTTATGGTGATGCAGATGGTGGCAGCAGAACTACTATGATGGGTAGTGATTCTGTAATGAACAACACTAGTTGTGGCCATGGTGGTTCAAGCAGAGAAGTACAAGCAGATGGAAGTAACTTTGCTAAAGATGGTACAAACTTTGGAAGTAGGGTGGAAACATTAAGCATTCTAAGTTTGAGAGAGTGGTCTGATATATCTTTTGATGTTGGTTCCGATGACATATCTATTCACCTTCCATTGCATCGATTAATTTCATTGGTATTGCATAAAACAATAGAGAAATATCACCAGGAACATGAAATGCCGGAGAATAAAGGAATTTCATCTAGCCAGTCCAAAAGATCTCAGAATTTTTTTGGGCTTCTGTTGGGTGGTTGCCATCCCTGTGGATTTTCTGCCTTCATGATGGAACACCCACTTCGTGTAAGGGTATTCTGTGCTCAGGTTCGTGCTGGTATGTGGAGAAGAAATGGCCATTCAGTTCTGTCACTATGTGAAAATTATCATAATGTTCGATGGTAAGGTGATGACTTTGTTTGTTGCTGGTTCTATATAGGAATGAATTCAACTAGTCCCATTTTGAGACTGGGTTTTTTTTACCCcatttctctctcactctctcacatctttcttcctttacttctttccccttttttttcccttttgacaACTATGTTCTCCACCCTAGGATTGGTGAAGAAGCTAGGAAGGAAAACAGACTTTAACTTAAAAATCCAAACTCATTGtggaattgttttttttttttttttgtgtgtgtgtgtgagagagagagagagagagggagccaAATATGTTCTACTATCTGGTTCTATATGTTGTTCTACCTAATACTTGTACATATTGTGTTCTCGTGGATTTAGTAGAGAAAATATCTTTAGGCAATGATCATGCTTAGATGTGTTTCTTTACAAACCAAAGAATCAATGGCTTGTATCACATCAAAAGCCTGATGTCTGTAAAATGTGCTGAAGCAAAAACATGGCCCATAGCAGACAATCAATAACAAGCATTTCTTTGTGCTCAGGATAAGTGAAAAGTATATCGAAAATGAGTTTAGGTATGTATCCAGTATAAATTCGTATGTATCTGTGCCTCTATGGTTTTCTTGGAGTAGAATGACTCGTGCAAATCACTGTAACC from Nymphaea colorata isolate Beijing-Zhang1983 chromosome 6, ASM883128v2, whole genome shotgun sequence includes these protein-coding regions:
- the LOC116256222 gene encoding heavy metal-associated isoprenylated plant protein 20-like isoform X1 — its product is MGALDYLSNFCTVTSTSNKKKTLQTVELKVRLDCDGCERKVRNAVSSMKGVKSVDVIRKQNRVVVKGYVTAKKVLKTVRSTGKRPELWPYVPYNLVTCPYAAGTYDKKAPPGFVRKVAAPAAATSGTPDPHESFASLFSDDNPHACSIM
- the LOC116256222 gene encoding heavy metal-associated isoprenylated plant protein 22-like isoform X2 is translated as MEVRQFVMSDDKLLMNLLRVAEMKKTDGVKSVDVIRKQNRVVVKGYVTAKKVLKTVRSTGKRPELWPYVPYNLVTCPYAAGTYDKKAPPGFVRKVAAPAAATSGTPDPHESFASLFSDDNPHACSIM